The Tripterygium wilfordii isolate XIE 37 chromosome 17, ASM1340144v1, whole genome shotgun sequence genome has a window encoding:
- the LOC119983099 gene encoding lysine-specific demethylase JMJ25 isoform X3 has product MESLTDRRCNRNAGPKWRCSELALPGKLRCERHLLPSNKKKIESQLSGAEEKVIARRARAIEIGVSREKNKGEKDVTDDEKVTDEWDESELKSAEVREEMKLDSARKRANRDVKRKVKRVKSTVDSVEGQSKLQVRLGNVNKNKRHGMCHQCQRNDKSGVVHCTLCQQKRYCYECIGNWYPEKTREEIENACPFCCGNCNCKACLRDFVEPSREKIDNVVKLQWLRYLLHKALPVVRHIHKEQSTELEVEAKIRGQSGDSLTDKNITRSKLDREERLYCDNCKTSIVNFYRSCPNPDCSYDLCLTCCRELREGCQPGGNAGQTSHQHFVERAHGQVTDREGSAKSERKRHGWESQEAASSNDPRASRSVHFPDWKANFDGSIPCPPEGRGGCGIAILELRRIFKADWVTKLLTKSEQITKQYMPPDMNFSQGCSSCLPTGFEERRNTLSEVRQAAYREDNQDNFLFCPNAVDMKDHEIEHFQKHWMRGEPVIVRNVLDKTSGLSWEPMVMWRAFRETGANVKFKEETKSVMAIDCLDWRQVEINIHQFFKGYLEGRMHKGGCPEMLKLKDWPSSTSFEERLPRHGAEFIAALPFSDYTDPKLGFLNLATRLPENLWKPDLGPKTYIAYGFSEELGRGDSVTKLHCDVSDAVNVLTHTTKVKVAPWQHKKIRELQKEYAAKDLSELYGAMDESVGGKTKQSLMSVTKSDITVAECMKRESFVENDNLLLEEPEANVEKLNMEESSRTLPFPQPLDLDAGKSEAEESSMQSHLSPECKENDSIAMDFLGMCNVKVQILDHQEKKVNIVGGSSPCPVIEVPHNASGISTMKPIDDNDNLQNYFSENSGIDELGCRESKQSQMVDSVMSGGRLGVSYGGAVWDIFRRQDVPKLIEYLRKHKNEFRHFDEQPVDSVIHPIHDQTLFLNEKHKKQLKEEFEVEPWTFEQHLGEAVFIPAGCPHQVRNRQSCIKVALDFVSPENVEECIRLTQEFRVLPQTHRAKEDKLEVKKMTLYAVSSAVKEAEKQMPPLDSHGGKIEDI; this is encoded by the exons ATGGAGTCGCTGACCGACCGCCGCTGCAATCGAAACGCTGGTCCCAAATGGCGGTGCTCCGAATTAGCATTGCCGGGAAAGTTGCGTTGCGAGAGGCACTTATTGCCGtcaaataagaagaaaatagaaagcCAGTTATCTGGCGCAGAAGAGAAGGTCATAGCCCGCCGGGCAAGGGCAATTGAGATCGGTGTATCTAGGGAAAAAAATAAGGGGGAGAAGGATGTCACCGATGATGAGAAGGTGACTGATGAATGGGACGAGTCGGAGTTGAAGAGTGCTGAGGTTCGAGAGGAGATGAAGCTTGATTCTGCTCGTAAGAGGGCGAATCGAGATGTGAAAAGAAAAGTGAAACGTGTCAAAAGTACAGTGGATTCTGTTGAAGGACAAAGTAAGCTTCAGGTAAGGCTG GGTAACGTGAATAAAAACAAGAGGCATGGCATGTGTCATCAGTGTCAGCGGAATGATAAGAGTGGTGTTGTCCACTGCACCCTTTGCCAGCAGAAGCGCTATTGCTATGAATGTATTGGAAATTG GTATCCCGAGAAAACAAGAGAGGAGATTGAGAATGCAtgtccattttgttgtggcaattgcaattgcaaagcttgcTTGCGGGATTTTGTGGAG CCTTCCCGTGAAAAAATAGACAACGTTGTCAAATTACAGTGGCTACGGTATTTACTGCACAAAGCTTTACCTGTTGTAAGGCATATTCATAAGGAGCAGAGCACTGAACTTGAGGTTGAAGCCAAAATACGAG GTCAGTCAGGTGATTCATTGACAGACAAAAACATTACTAGATCTAAACTGGATAGAGAGGAACGCTTATACTG TGATAACTGCAAGACGTCGATAGTTAACTTCTACAGAAGCTGCCCCAATCCAGATTGTTCTTATGATCTGTGTCTTACTTGTTGTCGAGAGCTAAGAGAAGGCTGCCAACCTGGAGGTAATGCAGGACAGACATCCCATCAACATTTTGTAGAGCGAGCACATGGCCAAGTTACTGACAGGGAGGGAAGTGCCAAGTCAGAGAGGAAGAGACATGGCTGGGAGAGCCAAGAAGCTGCCTCCTCTAATGACCCTAGAGCTAGTAGGTCCGTTCACTTTCCTGATTGGAAGGCAAATTTTGATGGTAGCATTCCTTGTCCTCCAGAAGGGCGTGGAGGTTGCGGTATTGCCATACTGGAGTTGAGACGCATTTTCAAAGCTGATTGGGTAACAAAGCTGTTGACTAAGTCAGAGCAGATCACTAAACAATATATGCCGCCAGATATGAATTTTTCTCAAGGATGTTCCTCTTGCCTGCCAACTGGTTTTGAAGAGAGAAGGAATACACTGTCTGAAGTTAGGCAGGCAGCTTACAGGGAAGACAATCAGGATAACTTCTTATTTTGCCCAAATGCTGTTGACATGAAAGACcatgaaattgagcattttcAGAAGCACTGGATGAGGGGTGAACCTGTAATTGTGAGAAATGTGCTTGACAAGACATCAGGTCTTAGTTGGGAACCTATGGTCATGTGGAGGGCTTTTAGAGAAACAGGTGCAAATGTAAAGTTCAAAGAGGAGACAAAAAGTGTCATGGCCATTGATTGCTTGGATTGGCGTCAG GTTGAGATCAACATTCATCAATTCTTCAAAGGCTATTTAGAGGGACGTATGCACAAAGGTGGATGCCCAGAGATGTTGAAACTGAAAGATTGGCCCTCATCAACTTCATTTGAGGAGCGTTTACCCAGACACGGGGCTGAATTTATTGCAGCACTTCCATTCAGTGACTATACTGACCCAAAATTAGGTTTCCTGAACCTTGCTACAAGGCTTCCTGAGAATTTATGGAAACCAGACTTGGGACCAAAAACATATATTGCATATGGATTTTCTGAAGAGCTTGGCAGAGGTGATTCAGTGACAAAGCTGCATTGTGATGTGTCTGATGCG GTAAATGTACTGACACACACGACTAAGGTGAAGGTTGCTCCCTGGCAACACAAAAAGATAAGAGAACTTCAAAAAGAATATGCAGCTAAAGACTTGTCTGAACTTTATGGTGCAATGGATGAGTCTGTGggtggaaaaacaaaacaatcacTGATGAGTGTGACTAAAAGTGATATCACTGTAGCTGAATGCATGAAACGTGAGTCTTTTGTGGAGAATGACAATCTGTTGCTAGAAGAGCCAGAAGCAAATGTGGAGAAACTAAATATGGAAGAATCAAGTAGGACGTTGCCATTTCCTCAACCTCTAGATCTTGATGCTGGAAAATCAGAAGCAGAAGAATCTTCCATGCAGTCTCATCTTTCTCCTGAATGTAAGGAAAATGACAGCATTGCAATGGATTTTCTTGGAATGTGTAACGTCAAGGTTCAGATTCTGGACCATCAGGAAAAAAAGGTAAATATCGTTGGTGGAAGCTCTCCTTGCCCTGTCATTGAAGTTCCACATAACGCCAGTGGCATTTCTACAATGAAGCCTATTGATGACAACGATAATTTGCAGAATTATTTTTCTGAGAATAGTGGAATTGATGAGTTAGGCTGTCGAGAATCCAAACAGAGCCAGATGGTGGATTCTGTTATGAGTGGTGGAAGATTGGGGGTTTCCTATGGTGGTGCTGTTTGGGACATCTTTCGCAGGCAGGATGTACCTAAATTAATTGAGTACTTGCGGAAACACAAAAATGAATTTCGCCACTTTGATGAACAACCAGTGGATTCT GTTATTCATCCGATTCATGACCAGACTCTATTTTTGAACGAGAAGCATAAAAAACAACTGAAGGAGGAGTTTG AGGTAGAGCCATGGACATTCGAACAACACCTTGGGGAGGCAGTCTTTATTCCGGCAGGATGTCCTCATCAAGTGAGGAACAGACAG TCTTGCATAAAGGTGGCACTCGACTTTGTGTCACCTGAGAATGTTGAAGAGTGTATAAGATTAACACAAGAGTTCCGTGTTCTTCCGCAAACCCATAGGGCCAAGGAAGACAAATTGGAG GTCAAGAAGATGACTCTTTATGCTGTAAGTTCAGCAGTGAAAGAGGCTGAAAAGCAGATGCCACCTCTAGA TTCCCATGGGGGAAAAATCGAGGATATTTAA
- the LOC119983099 gene encoding lysine-specific demethylase JMJ25 isoform X1: MESLTDRRCNRNAGPKWRCSELALPGKLRCERHLLPSNKKKIESQLSGAEEKVIARRARAIEIGVSREKNKGEKDVTDDEKVTDEWDESELKSAEVREEMKLDSARKRANRDVKRKVKRVKSTVDSVEGQSKLQVRLGNVNKNKRHGMCHQCQRNDKSGVVHCTLCQQKRYCYECIGNWYPEKTREEIENACPFCCGNCNCKACLRDFVEPSREKIDNVVKLQWLRYLLHKALPVVRHIHKEQSTELEVEAKIRGQSGDSLTDKNITRSKLDREERLYCDNCKTSIVNFYRSCPNPDCSYDLCLTCCRELREGCQPGGNAGQTSHQHFVERAHGQVTDREGSAKSERKRHGWESQEAASSNDPRASRSVHFPDWKANFDGSIPCPPEGRGGCGIAILELRRIFKADWVTKLLTKSEQITKQYMPPDMNFSQGCSSCLPTGFEERRNTLSEVRQAAYREDNQDNFLFCPNAVDMKDHEIEHFQKHWMRGEPVIVRNVLDKTSGLSWEPMVMWRAFRETGANVKFKEETKSVMAIDCLDWRQVEINIHQFFKGYLEGRMHKGGCPEMLKLKDWPSSTSFEERLPRHGAEFIAALPFSDYTDPKLGFLNLATRLPENLWKPDLGPKTYIAYGFSEELGRGDSVTKLHCDVSDAVNVLTHTTKVKVAPWQHKKIRELQKEYAAKDLSELYGAMDESVGGKTKQSLMSVTKSDITVAECMKRESFVENDNLLLEEPEANVEKLNMEESSRTLPFPQPLDLDAGKSEAEESSMQSHLSPECKENDSIAMDFLGMCNVKVQILDHQEKKVNIVGGSSPCPVIEVPHNASGISTMKPIDDNDNLQNYFSENSGIDELGCRESKQSQMVDSVMSGGRLGVSYGGAVWDIFRRQDVPKLIEYLRKHKNEFRHFDEQPVDSVIHPIHDQTLFLNEKHKKQLKEEFEVEPWTFEQHLGEAVFIPAGCPHQVRNRQSCIKVALDFVSPENVEECIRLTQEFRVLPQTHRAKEDKLEVKKMTLYAVSSAVKEAEKQMPPLDRGTTQSNMSFGQLSGRKPRTARTARIMRVTGETGLKSTR; encoded by the exons ATGGAGTCGCTGACCGACCGCCGCTGCAATCGAAACGCTGGTCCCAAATGGCGGTGCTCCGAATTAGCATTGCCGGGAAAGTTGCGTTGCGAGAGGCACTTATTGCCGtcaaataagaagaaaatagaaagcCAGTTATCTGGCGCAGAAGAGAAGGTCATAGCCCGCCGGGCAAGGGCAATTGAGATCGGTGTATCTAGGGAAAAAAATAAGGGGGAGAAGGATGTCACCGATGATGAGAAGGTGACTGATGAATGGGACGAGTCGGAGTTGAAGAGTGCTGAGGTTCGAGAGGAGATGAAGCTTGATTCTGCTCGTAAGAGGGCGAATCGAGATGTGAAAAGAAAAGTGAAACGTGTCAAAAGTACAGTGGATTCTGTTGAAGGACAAAGTAAGCTTCAGGTAAGGCTG GGTAACGTGAATAAAAACAAGAGGCATGGCATGTGTCATCAGTGTCAGCGGAATGATAAGAGTGGTGTTGTCCACTGCACCCTTTGCCAGCAGAAGCGCTATTGCTATGAATGTATTGGAAATTG GTATCCCGAGAAAACAAGAGAGGAGATTGAGAATGCAtgtccattttgttgtggcaattgcaattgcaaagcttgcTTGCGGGATTTTGTGGAG CCTTCCCGTGAAAAAATAGACAACGTTGTCAAATTACAGTGGCTACGGTATTTACTGCACAAAGCTTTACCTGTTGTAAGGCATATTCATAAGGAGCAGAGCACTGAACTTGAGGTTGAAGCCAAAATACGAG GTCAGTCAGGTGATTCATTGACAGACAAAAACATTACTAGATCTAAACTGGATAGAGAGGAACGCTTATACTG TGATAACTGCAAGACGTCGATAGTTAACTTCTACAGAAGCTGCCCCAATCCAGATTGTTCTTATGATCTGTGTCTTACTTGTTGTCGAGAGCTAAGAGAAGGCTGCCAACCTGGAGGTAATGCAGGACAGACATCCCATCAACATTTTGTAGAGCGAGCACATGGCCAAGTTACTGACAGGGAGGGAAGTGCCAAGTCAGAGAGGAAGAGACATGGCTGGGAGAGCCAAGAAGCTGCCTCCTCTAATGACCCTAGAGCTAGTAGGTCCGTTCACTTTCCTGATTGGAAGGCAAATTTTGATGGTAGCATTCCTTGTCCTCCAGAAGGGCGTGGAGGTTGCGGTATTGCCATACTGGAGTTGAGACGCATTTTCAAAGCTGATTGGGTAACAAAGCTGTTGACTAAGTCAGAGCAGATCACTAAACAATATATGCCGCCAGATATGAATTTTTCTCAAGGATGTTCCTCTTGCCTGCCAACTGGTTTTGAAGAGAGAAGGAATACACTGTCTGAAGTTAGGCAGGCAGCTTACAGGGAAGACAATCAGGATAACTTCTTATTTTGCCCAAATGCTGTTGACATGAAAGACcatgaaattgagcattttcAGAAGCACTGGATGAGGGGTGAACCTGTAATTGTGAGAAATGTGCTTGACAAGACATCAGGTCTTAGTTGGGAACCTATGGTCATGTGGAGGGCTTTTAGAGAAACAGGTGCAAATGTAAAGTTCAAAGAGGAGACAAAAAGTGTCATGGCCATTGATTGCTTGGATTGGCGTCAG GTTGAGATCAACATTCATCAATTCTTCAAAGGCTATTTAGAGGGACGTATGCACAAAGGTGGATGCCCAGAGATGTTGAAACTGAAAGATTGGCCCTCATCAACTTCATTTGAGGAGCGTTTACCCAGACACGGGGCTGAATTTATTGCAGCACTTCCATTCAGTGACTATACTGACCCAAAATTAGGTTTCCTGAACCTTGCTACAAGGCTTCCTGAGAATTTATGGAAACCAGACTTGGGACCAAAAACATATATTGCATATGGATTTTCTGAAGAGCTTGGCAGAGGTGATTCAGTGACAAAGCTGCATTGTGATGTGTCTGATGCG GTAAATGTACTGACACACACGACTAAGGTGAAGGTTGCTCCCTGGCAACACAAAAAGATAAGAGAACTTCAAAAAGAATATGCAGCTAAAGACTTGTCTGAACTTTATGGTGCAATGGATGAGTCTGTGggtggaaaaacaaaacaatcacTGATGAGTGTGACTAAAAGTGATATCACTGTAGCTGAATGCATGAAACGTGAGTCTTTTGTGGAGAATGACAATCTGTTGCTAGAAGAGCCAGAAGCAAATGTGGAGAAACTAAATATGGAAGAATCAAGTAGGACGTTGCCATTTCCTCAACCTCTAGATCTTGATGCTGGAAAATCAGAAGCAGAAGAATCTTCCATGCAGTCTCATCTTTCTCCTGAATGTAAGGAAAATGACAGCATTGCAATGGATTTTCTTGGAATGTGTAACGTCAAGGTTCAGATTCTGGACCATCAGGAAAAAAAGGTAAATATCGTTGGTGGAAGCTCTCCTTGCCCTGTCATTGAAGTTCCACATAACGCCAGTGGCATTTCTACAATGAAGCCTATTGATGACAACGATAATTTGCAGAATTATTTTTCTGAGAATAGTGGAATTGATGAGTTAGGCTGTCGAGAATCCAAACAGAGCCAGATGGTGGATTCTGTTATGAGTGGTGGAAGATTGGGGGTTTCCTATGGTGGTGCTGTTTGGGACATCTTTCGCAGGCAGGATGTACCTAAATTAATTGAGTACTTGCGGAAACACAAAAATGAATTTCGCCACTTTGATGAACAACCAGTGGATTCT GTTATTCATCCGATTCATGACCAGACTCTATTTTTGAACGAGAAGCATAAAAAACAACTGAAGGAGGAGTTTG AGGTAGAGCCATGGACATTCGAACAACACCTTGGGGAGGCAGTCTTTATTCCGGCAGGATGTCCTCATCAAGTGAGGAACAGACAG TCTTGCATAAAGGTGGCACTCGACTTTGTGTCACCTGAGAATGTTGAAGAGTGTATAAGATTAACACAAGAGTTCCGTGTTCTTCCGCAAACCCATAGGGCCAAGGAAGACAAATTGGAG GTCAAGAAGATGACTCTTTATGCTGTAAGTTCAGCAGTGAAAGAGGCTGAAAAGCAGATGCCACCTCTAGA TCGAGGAACAACCCAGTCCAATATGTCCTTCGGACAACTAAGTGGACGTAAGCCTCGGACCGCCAGAACAGCCCGCATTATGAGGGTAACAGGTGAGACTGGGCTAAAGTCCACGCGGTGA
- the LOC119983099 gene encoding lysine-specific demethylase JMJ25 isoform X5: MESLTDRRCNRNAGPKWRCSELALPGKLRCERHLLPSNKKKIESQLSGAEEKVIARRARAIEIGVSREKNKGEKDVTDDEKVTDEWDESELKSAEVREEMKLDSARKRANRDVKRKVKRVKSTVDSVEGQSKLQVRLGNVNKNKRHGMCHQCQRNDKSGVVHCTLCQQKRYCYECIGNWYPEKTREEIENACPFCCGNCNCKACLRDFVEPSREKIDNVVKLQWLRYLLHKALPVVRHIHKEQSTELEVEAKIRGQSGDSLTDKNITRSKLDREERLYCDNCKTSIVNFYRSCPNPDCSYDLCLTCCRELREGCQPGGNAGQTSHQHFVERAHGQVTDREGSAKSERKRHGWESQEAASSNDPRASRSVHFPDWKANFDGSIPCPPEGRGGCGIAILELRRIFKADWVTKLLTKSEQITKQYMPPDMNFSQGCSSCLPTGFEERRNTLSEVRQAAYREDNQDNFLFCPNAVDMKDHEIEHFQKHWMRGEPVIVRNVLDKTSGLSWEPMVMWRAFRETGANVKFKEETKSVMAIDCLDWRQVEINIHQFFKGYLEGRMHKGGCPEMLKLKDWPSSTSFEERLPRHGAEFIAALPFSDYTDPKLGFLNLATRLPENLWKPDLGPKTYIAYGFSEELGRGDSVTKLHCDVSDAVNVLTHTTKVKVAPWQHKKIRELQKEYAAKDLSELYGAMDESVGGKTKQSLMSVTKSDITVAECMKRESFVENDNLLLEEPEANVEKLNMEESSRTLPFPQPLDLDAGKSEAEESSMQSHLSPECKENDSIAMDFLGMCNVKVQILDHQEKKNYFSENSGIDELGCRESKQSQMVDSVMSGGRLGVSYGGAVWDIFRRQDVPKLIEYLRKHKNEFRHFDEQPVDSVIHPIHDQTLFLNEKHKKQLKEEFEVEPWTFEQHLGEAVFIPAGCPHQVRNRQSCIKVALDFVSPENVEECIRLTQEFRVLPQTHRAKEDKLEVKKMTLYAVSSAVKEAEKQMPPLDRGTTQSNMSFGQLSGRKPRTARTARIMRVTGETGLKSTR; this comes from the exons ATGGAGTCGCTGACCGACCGCCGCTGCAATCGAAACGCTGGTCCCAAATGGCGGTGCTCCGAATTAGCATTGCCGGGAAAGTTGCGTTGCGAGAGGCACTTATTGCCGtcaaataagaagaaaatagaaagcCAGTTATCTGGCGCAGAAGAGAAGGTCATAGCCCGCCGGGCAAGGGCAATTGAGATCGGTGTATCTAGGGAAAAAAATAAGGGGGAGAAGGATGTCACCGATGATGAGAAGGTGACTGATGAATGGGACGAGTCGGAGTTGAAGAGTGCTGAGGTTCGAGAGGAGATGAAGCTTGATTCTGCTCGTAAGAGGGCGAATCGAGATGTGAAAAGAAAAGTGAAACGTGTCAAAAGTACAGTGGATTCTGTTGAAGGACAAAGTAAGCTTCAGGTAAGGCTG GGTAACGTGAATAAAAACAAGAGGCATGGCATGTGTCATCAGTGTCAGCGGAATGATAAGAGTGGTGTTGTCCACTGCACCCTTTGCCAGCAGAAGCGCTATTGCTATGAATGTATTGGAAATTG GTATCCCGAGAAAACAAGAGAGGAGATTGAGAATGCAtgtccattttgttgtggcaattgcaattgcaaagcttgcTTGCGGGATTTTGTGGAG CCTTCCCGTGAAAAAATAGACAACGTTGTCAAATTACAGTGGCTACGGTATTTACTGCACAAAGCTTTACCTGTTGTAAGGCATATTCATAAGGAGCAGAGCACTGAACTTGAGGTTGAAGCCAAAATACGAG GTCAGTCAGGTGATTCATTGACAGACAAAAACATTACTAGATCTAAACTGGATAGAGAGGAACGCTTATACTG TGATAACTGCAAGACGTCGATAGTTAACTTCTACAGAAGCTGCCCCAATCCAGATTGTTCTTATGATCTGTGTCTTACTTGTTGTCGAGAGCTAAGAGAAGGCTGCCAACCTGGAGGTAATGCAGGACAGACATCCCATCAACATTTTGTAGAGCGAGCACATGGCCAAGTTACTGACAGGGAGGGAAGTGCCAAGTCAGAGAGGAAGAGACATGGCTGGGAGAGCCAAGAAGCTGCCTCCTCTAATGACCCTAGAGCTAGTAGGTCCGTTCACTTTCCTGATTGGAAGGCAAATTTTGATGGTAGCATTCCTTGTCCTCCAGAAGGGCGTGGAGGTTGCGGTATTGCCATACTGGAGTTGAGACGCATTTTCAAAGCTGATTGGGTAACAAAGCTGTTGACTAAGTCAGAGCAGATCACTAAACAATATATGCCGCCAGATATGAATTTTTCTCAAGGATGTTCCTCTTGCCTGCCAACTGGTTTTGAAGAGAGAAGGAATACACTGTCTGAAGTTAGGCAGGCAGCTTACAGGGAAGACAATCAGGATAACTTCTTATTTTGCCCAAATGCTGTTGACATGAAAGACcatgaaattgagcattttcAGAAGCACTGGATGAGGGGTGAACCTGTAATTGTGAGAAATGTGCTTGACAAGACATCAGGTCTTAGTTGGGAACCTATGGTCATGTGGAGGGCTTTTAGAGAAACAGGTGCAAATGTAAAGTTCAAAGAGGAGACAAAAAGTGTCATGGCCATTGATTGCTTGGATTGGCGTCAG GTTGAGATCAACATTCATCAATTCTTCAAAGGCTATTTAGAGGGACGTATGCACAAAGGTGGATGCCCAGAGATGTTGAAACTGAAAGATTGGCCCTCATCAACTTCATTTGAGGAGCGTTTACCCAGACACGGGGCTGAATTTATTGCAGCACTTCCATTCAGTGACTATACTGACCCAAAATTAGGTTTCCTGAACCTTGCTACAAGGCTTCCTGAGAATTTATGGAAACCAGACTTGGGACCAAAAACATATATTGCATATGGATTTTCTGAAGAGCTTGGCAGAGGTGATTCAGTGACAAAGCTGCATTGTGATGTGTCTGATGCG GTAAATGTACTGACACACACGACTAAGGTGAAGGTTGCTCCCTGGCAACACAAAAAGATAAGAGAACTTCAAAAAGAATATGCAGCTAAAGACTTGTCTGAACTTTATGGTGCAATGGATGAGTCTGTGggtggaaaaacaaaacaatcacTGATGAGTGTGACTAAAAGTGATATCACTGTAGCTGAATGCATGAAACGTGAGTCTTTTGTGGAGAATGACAATCTGTTGCTAGAAGAGCCAGAAGCAAATGTGGAGAAACTAAATATGGAAGAATCAAGTAGGACGTTGCCATTTCCTCAACCTCTAGATCTTGATGCTGGAAAATCAGAAGCAGAAGAATCTTCCATGCAGTCTCATCTTTCTCCTGAATGTAAGGAAAATGACAGCATTGCAATGGATTTTCTTGGAATGTGTAACGTCAAGGTTCAGATTCTGGACCATCAGGAAAAAAAG AATTATTTTTCTGAGAATAGTGGAATTGATGAGTTAGGCTGTCGAGAATCCAAACAGAGCCAGATGGTGGATTCTGTTATGAGTGGTGGAAGATTGGGGGTTTCCTATGGTGGTGCTGTTTGGGACATCTTTCGCAGGCAGGATGTACCTAAATTAATTGAGTACTTGCGGAAACACAAAAATGAATTTCGCCACTTTGATGAACAACCAGTGGATTCT GTTATTCATCCGATTCATGACCAGACTCTATTTTTGAACGAGAAGCATAAAAAACAACTGAAGGAGGAGTTTG AGGTAGAGCCATGGACATTCGAACAACACCTTGGGGAGGCAGTCTTTATTCCGGCAGGATGTCCTCATCAAGTGAGGAACAGACAG TCTTGCATAAAGGTGGCACTCGACTTTGTGTCACCTGAGAATGTTGAAGAGTGTATAAGATTAACACAAGAGTTCCGTGTTCTTCCGCAAACCCATAGGGCCAAGGAAGACAAATTGGAG GTCAAGAAGATGACTCTTTATGCTGTAAGTTCAGCAGTGAAAGAGGCTGAAAAGCAGATGCCACCTCTAGA TCGAGGAACAACCCAGTCCAATATGTCCTTCGGACAACTAAGTGGACGTAAGCCTCGGACCGCCAGAACAGCCCGCATTATGAGGGTAACAGGTGAGACTGGGCTAAAGTCCACGCGGTGA